From the genome of Cryptococcus deuterogattii R265 chromosome 5, complete sequence:
CACTCCCTCTACAAGCCTGTCAGTCATTGTTACGAGGGGAGCGAGAACTACTACTTACCGCTACCTGTAAGATACCATCCACTCAATGCCAACTCGGCCTCACTATCGCCCTTTTCGGCCGCGCGAGTATACCATGCAATACTTCTCCTGGGATCAATTGGACATCCAAGATGTCCAAATTCATGACATTGCCCCAGCTTGAACTGCGCAGGCGGATAATTCAGCTGGGCAGCCTGTGTAAACAGTTCTCTAGCCATATTGGGGTCATGCGGCAGAACACCTCCAACACCATTAGGACGTTCGTGTAAGAGAGCGAGTTCATGTAAAGCGTGGGGGTTGTCTTCATCCGCTTGGGATGCAGCACGCCTGAGCCATACAATGGCTTCACGAATGTTTCGCGGCTGCGCGAGGAGACCACCGAGCAGGATCATACCCAGTTTGTACATCGCTGCCGTATCTCCCAAAGCTGCCGCCTTTCTGTAAAACAGCACCGCCCTCCCTGGGTCCTTTTTCGTCCCCGCTCCAATCTCATTGCATACTGCGGATCGGTATGTTGCAGCGGGGTGATTGTGTTTGCTCGCCATCAAGTACAGATAGTATGCCCTCTCGTGATCGACGGACAAACCCAGCTGCCCCGTGCCATACAAAttggcgaggaagaattgaGCATCGGGATAGGGCTCTTTACCTTCTGCAAGTTTCTTGATGTTTCGCAAAGATTCTTGCAAAAGAGAATCACGATACTTGCGGCCTAGCTTCGGATCAGAATGACTGATCTCGTCACCGAGTTTCTTGGCAGCTTCGATAAGGTATTTCGCAAACGCAAATTGGGCTTCAGGATCGGGATCTTCTTTCATACGTTTTCGATAGTCGTCCACGTATTGTTTTGTATAAGGCGGCTTATTCAAGTCTACCGCGGCTTGCGTACCTCGTCGACGGGTGGAAGACGCGCCAACCTGTTCTGTTACGCGAGGCATGACGGGGACTGGTGGCATTGAtcgagatgaggaggtggaCATGTTGGTGGCTGCAGTATTCGATCGTGCAAGGGAAGGGACCGATCGTTGTCGGGTGGGGACGGGCGTAGATGACGATGTGGCATATGGTGATTCGGAAGGTGGGGGTGGTACAGGCGGTAAACCGAGTACATCGTTTGCAGCAGAGTAGTAGGGATTTGAAAAGTCGGTCTGAACAGGTGCAGCGTAACCACCATATGCCTGTCCGGCCGGGTATTGTTGGCCTTGTCTAGCTCCCTGTCCATACGCTCCCATCCCAGAATCTAAGCTGTAGACACTCGCTGTGCCGTCCATATCTGTCGGATAACCTCCTGTAACTGATCTTTGTCTGGGATATTG
Proteins encoded in this window:
- a CDS encoding enzyme activator; this encodes MSANSAPQRRSHTYDSYIPSNSSSQNQTYAGDESETAERNMSSRNGAVPEPEIDPNDPPLPSYQALMASENAGIPLSPTTISDSDHSHRAQLPFVPHARTPSLEHAPYAPVDYGLPNSAYPATHQGHSNEPPPSQSNRFSGGSLGRRPVSDPNSIDFNQLQITPNTPAVPEAPANPVARHKTAPSHPPQYHPRNQYPRQRSVTGGYPTDMDGTASVYSLDSGMGAYGQGARQGQQYPAGQAYGGYAAPVQTDFSNPYYSAANDVLGLPPVPPPPSESPYATSSSTPVPTRQRSVPSLARSNTAATNMSTSSSRSMPPVPVMPRVTEQVGASSTRRRGTQAAVDLNKPPYTKQYVDDYRKRMKEDPDPEAQFAFAKYLIEAAKKLGDEISHSDPKLGRKYRDSLLQESLRNIKKLAEGKEPYPDAQFFLANLYGTGQLGLSVDHERAYYLYLMASKHNHPAATYRSAVCNEIGAGTKKDPGRAVLFYRKAAALGDTAAMYKLGMILLGGLLAQPRNIREAIVWLRRAASQADEDNPHALHELALLHERPNGVGGVLPHDPNMARELFTQAAQLNYPPAQFKLGQCHEFGHLGCPIDPRRSIAWYTRAAEKGDSEAELALSGWYLTGSEGVLKQSDTEAYLWGRKAANKGLAKAEYAVGYYTEIGIGVKQDMDLAKRWYMRAAAQQHKRAMQRLTELNNQKNPKGKGSRPTRHDAQSECVVM